A portion of the Pseudomonas koreensis genome contains these proteins:
- a CDS encoding phage tail protein — translation MIVIQELHQCDGELRLPQPSAAHEWDGQSWIFDADKQIALDLQEAERLCTKVDATADSARIALAGDPLKAMEYAQAAADAQAFSDAGYPKKEVPLSVAAWVAKGRSAKQAAEQILSKADQLTDRLLTLRTLRLKAKAHIRAQAAKGKMDLARSASEEALVAIREWDNGPSS, via the coding sequence ATGATCGTTATTCAGGAACTCCATCAGTGCGACGGTGAGTTGCGCCTGCCGCAACCGTCGGCTGCGCACGAGTGGGATGGGCAGAGCTGGATTTTCGATGCAGACAAGCAGATTGCGCTGGATCTGCAGGAAGCCGAACGCCTCTGCACCAAGGTTGACGCCACTGCCGACAGCGCTCGCATCGCACTGGCAGGCGACCCGCTCAAAGCCATGGAGTACGCACAGGCAGCCGCAGACGCTCAGGCTTTCAGCGACGCCGGATACCCGAAAAAGGAAGTGCCACTTTCGGTCGCAGCGTGGGTTGCCAAAGGGCGCAGCGCCAAACAGGCCGCCGAGCAGATTTTGAGCAAGGCCGATCAACTGACCGACCGTTTGCTGACCCTGCGGACTCTGCGCCTGAAAGCCAAAGCGCACATTCGCGCGCAGGCTGCCAAGGGCAAGATGGATCTGGCGCGCAGCGCGAGTGAAGAAGCTTTGGTCGCCATTCGCGAATGGGACAACGGTCCATCCAGCTAA